A single window of Pristis pectinata isolate sPriPec2 chromosome 8, sPriPec2.1.pri, whole genome shotgun sequence DNA harbors:
- the LOC127573439 gene encoding SH2 domain-containing protein 1A-like, which produces MPALLVLSQKGYQPALSLLGVKRLCASAATAAGASSKPVSATPGEKMDHPVYHGNINREVGEKLLSRSGKDGSYLIRDSESMPGVYCLCVLCSGLVYTYRVFKTSTDSWTVETAPGVNRRLFRKVKNLISAYQKEDQGLAVPLLYPVYRQKGTVKDEDYQMMLPSE; this is translated from the exons ATGCCAGCACTTCTGGTTTTGAGTCAGAAAGGCTACCAG CCTGCTCTTTCGCTGCTAGGTGTCAAACGGCTTTGTGCATCCGCTGCAACTGCTGCCGGAGCCTCGTCCAAACCAGTCTCCGCGACGCCTGGAGAAAAGATGGACCATCCAGTTTATCACGGGAATATCAACAGGGAGGTCGGGGAGAAGCTGCTGAGCAGAAGCGGCAAGGACGGCAGCTACTTGATAAGGGACAGCGAGTCCATGCCAGGCGTCTACTGCCTGTGTGTTCT GTGCTCCGGATTAGTTTATACATACCGTGTTTTCAAGACTTCGACAGATTCATGGACTGTTGAA acagcacctggagtCAATAGAAGATTGTTTCGTAAGGTGAAGAACTTAATTTCTGCCTACCAGAAGGAAGATCAAGGCTTAGCAGTACCCTTATTGTACCCAGTGTACAGGCAAAAAG